The Humulus lupulus chromosome 7, drHumLupu1.1, whole genome shotgun sequence region ttaattaaacaatgtattaattaaaatgcggaatggtaattagatGTTTACACAGAAAGTGATTCTGTCGGGAcaaaatccgaacttgtcacgacagaactgaacacaaaaattaaacagtgcaaaaattagagaacacagcgaatttttacaaggttcagaaaccctttcggatatcctactccttggggccacgcccagagaataaaccaattagtaaagaaacaaagtgtacaaaatcattgacttaaacaatgtaagactctctcttaaactattgccgcaatcttgttgtactcttctctacgaatctggtttgatgaaacgctgattctcttgaactcccttcaaagaacagCGAGTGCTCACTTCCTCCCGAGGTGAGACTTAGatcgaatcctctcccgaagatccttatgaacacgttcacaatagacactatctgtttacaatggactagatagatatcacaagtacactcagcactctcacaaagattaaggtgaacaaacttaatctctacaaataaacacactcttcaaaatagcATAAcgattacaaatattcaaaaatgGAAGAGATAAAaaatccaaaggccttggcaaggtatttataggaagggaaaacgtccaaggccatgattttctggaatctttgaaatcaatttgcgaattcctttgatttaggaaaacaaccagccagatggattctgtgttgacagaaaaggaaactgatgagttaGCAACGTGATCCGTttgatctggcagaacgaacatggtcatttttcTTGACCAAGTTCATTTTCGACTCCTTCTTTATTTCCAGGATAACCATAATCCtatataatccctgaaaataatctcaagatatttgcacaatatatttttaccaaaaattgattatttgagataaataaggtaacaaatatatttacatttagagatcttttcacattacaaaatcagctgaGAATATTGCTAATAAAACCGAATATCAACAAGGAGATTTGCTactgatttttctttaaacaattaaaatattttgtctaaattaaagtttagccaaaaaaggattttacagTTACGTCTCTTTTCATGTTATTCTTCCACATGACCTCAACTAATTGAATACTTTtagatctcagttccttgattctcCTTTCGATAACACGTTCTGGTTGTTCATCGTAACTCAGGTACTGCTTCAGCTGTAACagctcataactcaaaacatgagagggatctgacatgtacttacgcaacatcgagatgtgaaagacgttatgcatttcggctagtgctgggggcagtgctaaacGGTACACAatttgccctactttgtccaaaatctcaaatggacctataaatctcgggctcaacttccctttcttcccaaaacgcataacacctttcattggcGAGACTCACAAAAACACAAACTCACCCACTGAAAACTTGATGTCACTTCTCTTAAGGCCTGtgtaactcttttgcctactttgagcagtTAATTCCTtattgtataaaaaaaaaaaaaaccttagaaGTTGGTGAAATATTATGAATTATGGGAGCTCCAAGAATTGTGAGTGGACCTTGCCCAAAACCAACCACCCTAacaaaataattttagaaaaataatatcaTCTTATAAGACTATTATTAGTACACAAAATCAAtacaaatatatgtatatatataaatataatattcacTTACAGTCGAAAAATTGCAATGGTTCAGAAGTTGAATGATAGTCCACACCCAATAATGCCAATTATCCAAAATAGTAGCCCAATTCGAATAAGGTTTAATTGATTTCGACTGAAATTTTTTGATAtcaattattataataaaaaatcagttttattttgacaattattattattactattattaaaataaacaatattaccTTGTTGTGAGCATTGAAAATACAAGAGTTGCAACCACAAAACCAATAATGAAACTTGATGAGAGAAACCCATCTTCACCATTCGTCAATTTAAAATCAcccctaaaataataataataaaaaaatattactctataaaaataaaccaatatattaaaattttaattaataataaggtTAAAACTTACTGAATTCCTCTACTATTAGGAGTCCCATTAATTCCATTGCTTGCAATGGTACCTTGATCCATAAATATTATGAATTTTTTTACACATATAATAAAAAGAatcctgaaaaaaaaaattagagtattTATTATAGATGAGTATATGAACAATAATAATACATATAAAATAGTTACCATTTAGGAGAAGAGAGGGACATGTTTAATTAGAAGAGAAGCGATTTTAGCAGAGAATGAAATTCAACCTCCTCTATCaatatatatagtgatatatattttaatatttatttttaaaaagttgaaaaagattaaaaaattaaaatatctatTACTGATGCATTAAATGGGTcttataacaaaattaaaaacgaatttaatatgatatttttttgaatttggatgaaattttttaaaagatcagtggacatttttagagaaaataaagaTCAATGGATTTGAAatcaaaattagtttttttttaatttaataaatatagcatttttttaattaaaatatatattaaagatatttttgtgTGTTAAAGAAACAAACTTATAAttgaaattcaaatattatttaaatcttatatatatatttaatacaatTAGCCCATCAACCTAAACTAGACgcttttaataaataataataataaaaaattaacttaaaaaaaataataattcaatgaTATGAAAGAGTGATTTAATAAGTTAAAAAATTATGGGACATTCTAAGCTAAAGAAACGCCAAAACACTTGTTTTAAATATAGATTTTTTTATATagattttttgtaaatttttagaaaaatttaaataatttatcgtGTCAAAAATAAAGTTTGGATTTTGATGCCATAAATTATCcgaaattttccaaaattttgcATTGAGATCAAAGTTGATTTATGTGCCTAAAATGGGACCTGAAATTGCCGTAAGTTTATACGTATATACACCAATATAAATTGGTAACAAAACAAAACGttaatcttaatttatttatttttttctttcaaaattcaaatacatCTATACATGTGATATATTGTATATAAATTCAATATACGTTTATGTTTATTGGTAAAATAGGTTAATAATAATAttgttattagttttaaatattgagttacaaaatttattaaatatttttaacaattgttagattaatcacaatcataagtactaaatgatcaatatatttttttttgctgTTAGTCACCAACTAGCAATGCAATTTACGAGTAAAAGTTACCATACATACATACGTTAAGACTAAAAAGTTTGTAATTAGGCCACAAAAAAACACATTTTGTGGTGACTAAACGTTTTAATCACGACAAAATTTATCATTTTATATTATATGACGTGATTAAAATTACATCAAtgataatttataattaaatattatgtttTACTCAAACAATTCATAATTAATCTAAGTGTGGGAAGAAAAAATTGAGTCTAAAGTTTCTCTTTTTTGTTAAAAGattaaaatttgaataaaataaaatagtatttgtgGGATAAATATCTAATGTTTAATATATGTTGAAGATAAGTACTTAATCATTTTTATTTGCGATAAAAGTACTCAAAGTTGCTAAAATATTACTTTTATCACTATCTCCTTTGTTGAAGTTGTTGACTGTTAACTCACTAAATATATATCACTCCATAATTTAGATATTTTTGTCctcaaaatatgaattttttaaatttaaattaattaaaaatgattttttaatttatttttctaatttaaaatatatattttaaaatatattatgaaaTTGTCTAATTACAGATATACATGTTTATATACATGTTAGATGAGGTACTTACAGaaataatattttaacaattatAGGTATTTTTGCCACAAAAAGAAGATTAAGTATTTATCTttaatatatattgaatattgGGTATTTTTACTATAACaataaaaattagatatttaagtgTAACAATTGTGAAACATTATCTATTTAAGCTGCAAATATCCCTTAAATAAATTTACATGAAGAAGGCCATGAGGATGAGGGTGTTGTTCAAAGGAGCTTCTTTTCTTTATGTACCAAAACGGAGCGTTTTAACAACGTCCATTGTTTAGCATTAGTGTAGAAAGCAAGAGATACAAATTGTGAGAAGCAAAGCAACATAACCAAAGCTTCGAAAAGGAAAGGATATCTATTGGGTGCAGGCAGTGTTAAGTAAACTACATGAAAAATGAGTGCACAAACAAGGACCAGTGCTTTCAGAGACAATTCTAATGTTCTCGTTTCCTTCGTACCTCGACTTTGATTAGGCGCCGCGTGGTTGAGAAGGGAAAAAAGAGCCAACAGAGCGATGTACGGTAGAACCAGTTTGTCGCGAACAAGAAGAGGGAACATTGAGAATAAAGCATTGAGTGTGATCCAGTTGTAAAGGACAGGCTCTTCTATTGCCAAAAGACTTGCTGGTAGGAGAGGCAGCAGAATTGACTTCTCATGCACTGTGAATTAAAAGCGCCAAGCGTTTATAAAGGCCGTATATCAACTAAGAAGAATTGAAAATGAAAATTATAAATCTCTGACCTTGGAATGAGAACAGGTAGAAGGAGAAGGCGCTATTGAGCAACCCGTAAAGGAAACCTCGTTTGCTGGGAGCCCATATCTGCTGAATCATTGAAGGCAGACAGGTGGAGATGGTTGCACCAAAGCTGAGAAGCTTTAGTGTTGGTGTTGTGAACAGTCTCTTCCACTTTATAACAACTGAAGTGGTGCACCAGAAGTTAGCCACATAATCCTCGTATAACCCTCTCTCGAAAGGAGCCAGACGAGAGAGAACCTGTATCATTATTTATCAAGCTTGTATAAATCAACACAGCCATGTATacgagaaaaagaaaaatataaagatTAATTTTTGGTCAACTACTTAGGGACCACGTTAAAATAATTACCatgcattttaaaaaataaaagtaaaaaatgaagaaaaaaacagAACAAAAGGAATAAAAAAAGCAACTTGCAAAGATGACAGACAAATCATCTTAGATTACAATACAACCAAAGAGGGCAATGATTTTTTGGTACAATGGAGA contains the following coding sequences:
- the LOC133792513 gene encoding probable dolichyl pyrophosphate Man9GlcNAc2 alpha-1,3-glucosyltransferase — encoded protein: MDMSAYFAPAFFSHLLGKCLKRSNPLFEVLKLGFVVLGTFSLIWWPYIHSMEALLQVLSRLAPFERGLYEDYVANFWCTTSVVIKWKRLFTTPTLKLLSFGATISTCLPSMIQQIWAPSKRGFLYGLLNSAFSFYLFSFQVHEKSILLPLLPASLLAIEEPVLYNWITLNALFSMFPLLVRDKLVLPYIALLALFSLLNHAAPNQSRGTKETRTLELSLKALVLVCALIFHVVYLTLPAPNRYPFLFEALVMLLCFSQFVSLAFYTNAKQWTLLKRSVLVHKEKKLL